The following are encoded together in the Acidobacteriota bacterium genome:
- a CDS encoding site-specific DNA-methyltransferase, protein MGRAKANPRTVATLRHEEASRKNIPTVEFRSVMERAEQSPVQVAYQRRNRDLDPQLVWRGKDAQDWSDLVVQAPPLFIQEKVHPKVLVDDLRRQRGNGQVGQGGDRTEVQPDLFADFNGLPNDDARTEFYQHDANWSNRMILGDSLQVMASLAEREGLRGKVQCIYLDPPYGIKFNSNFQWSTTSRNVKDGKAEHISREPEQVKAFRDTWRDGIHSYLTYLRDRLIVARELLAESGSIFVQIGDENVHRVRALMDEVFGEGHFVGEIVFQKTSSTSSDSLSGVFDSLLWFSKSESTKYRALFQQKEPGSAGASQYGFAENPSGERRTLTEWRQGSVDVKSLKVFAHGDITSQRPAQGEDVREFIYEGKPFEVKKGTFKTDAHGLRRISLAKRMIFVGKTLRYVRFLNDFSVFPHSNLWTDTTTSGFDDPKVFVVQTNRTVVERCILMTTDPGDLVLDPTCGSGTTAYVAEQWGRRWITIDTSRVALALARARVMGARYPYYLLADSPEGQRKEAEITRKAPSETPTHGDVRQGFVYERVPHITLKSIANNAEIDVIWERWQETLEPLRDDLNAKLDGDWEEWQIPREASEDWPAEAVEAHRLWWEARIARQQEIDASIAARADYEYLYDKPYEDNRKVRVAGPFTVESLSPHRVLAVDEDDELIDRAAEPRADYGLQQDFAAMILEQLAAAGVQQAHKEDRIAFAAVTPWPGEYICAEGRYRESDGDAGPEKRAGIFVGPEFGTVARPDLVAAAREAGDAGFDVLIGCAFNYEAHASEFNRLGRIPVLKARMNADLHMADELKNTGKGNLFVIFGEPDIDILPVGDEGDGGTRIQVRINGVDVFHPTTGEVRSDGADGIACWFIDTDYNEESFFVRHAYFLGANDPYKALKTTLKAEIDAHAWASLHSDVSRPFDRPESGRIAVKVINHLGDEVMKVFRV, encoded by the coding sequence ATGGGGCGAGCCAAAGCGAATCCGCGGACCGTCGCGACCCTCAGGCATGAGGAGGCGTCGCGCAAGAACATCCCCACGGTCGAGTTCCGGTCCGTGATGGAGCGCGCCGAGCAGAGCCCCGTCCAGGTCGCCTACCAGCGCCGCAACCGCGACCTCGACCCGCAGCTCGTCTGGCGCGGCAAGGACGCGCAGGACTGGTCCGACCTCGTGGTGCAGGCCCCGCCGCTCTTCATCCAGGAGAAGGTCCACCCGAAGGTGCTCGTCGACGACCTGCGCCGGCAGCGCGGGAACGGGCAGGTCGGGCAAGGCGGCGACCGCACGGAAGTCCAGCCGGATCTGTTCGCCGACTTCAACGGGCTGCCGAACGATGATGCCCGGACCGAGTTCTACCAGCACGACGCGAACTGGTCGAACCGGATGATCCTCGGCGACAGCTTGCAGGTGATGGCCTCGCTCGCCGAGCGCGAGGGGCTGCGCGGCAAGGTGCAGTGCATCTACCTCGACCCGCCCTACGGCATCAAGTTCAACTCGAACTTCCAGTGGTCGACGACCAGCCGCAATGTCAAGGACGGCAAGGCGGAGCACATCAGCCGGGAGCCGGAGCAGGTCAAGGCGTTTCGGGACACATGGCGAGACGGCATTCATTCGTATCTGACGTACCTGCGCGATCGGTTGATCGTAGCGCGAGAGCTGTTGGCCGAGAGCGGTTCGATCTTCGTGCAGATCGGCGATGAAAATGTCCATCGGGTGCGGGCGTTGATGGACGAAGTGTTCGGCGAAGGACACTTCGTCGGCGAAATCGTGTTCCAGAAGACTTCGTCAACTTCGTCAGACTCTCTATCAGGAGTTTTCGATTCTCTCTTGTGGTTCAGTAAGTCTGAATCAACCAAATACCGGGCGCTCTTTCAGCAGAAGGAACCTGGTTCTGCCGGTGCGAGTCAATACGGATTCGCAGAGAACCCAAGCGGAGAGAGGCGTACCTTGACGGAATGGAGGCAAGGCAGCGTAGATGTCAAATCGTTGAAGGTGTTCGCCCACGGTGACATTACCAGCCAGAGGCCAGCACAGGGAGAAGATGTTCGGGAGTTCATCTATGAGGGCAAGCCGTTTGAGGTCAAGAAGGGTACCTTCAAGACGGATGCGCATGGACTGCGACGGATTTCGCTCGCGAAGCGCATGATATTCGTCGGCAAGACACTGCGTTACGTTCGGTTTCTGAACGACTTCTCCGTATTCCCGCATTCCAATCTGTGGACTGATACAACTACGTCGGGATTTGATGACCCCAAGGTTTTCGTCGTACAGACGAACCGTACCGTTGTCGAGCGTTGCATCCTCATGACCACCGACCCCGGCGACTTGGTGCTCGATCCTACCTGCGGTTCCGGTACAACCGCGTATGTCGCCGAGCAATGGGGCCGCCGCTGGATCACCATCGATACCTCCCGAGTAGCGCTGGCACTCGCCCGTGCCCGCGTCATGGGTGCGCGCTACCCGTACTACCTTCTCGCTGACAGTCCGGAAGGGCAGCGCAAGGAGGCCGAGATCACGCGCAAGGCACCCTCGGAGACACCGACGCACGGTGACGTCCGGCAGGGGTTCGTCTACGAGCGGGTGCCGCACATCACGCTCAAGTCGATTGCCAACAACGCCGAGATCGACGTCATCTGGGAGCGCTGGCAGGAGACGCTGGAGCCGTTACGCGACGACCTGAACGCCAAGCTCGATGGCGACTGGGAGGAGTGGCAGATTCCCCGCGAGGCGTCCGAGGACTGGCCGGCGGAGGCGGTCGAGGCGCATCGCCTCTGGTGGGAGGCGCGCATCGCCCGGCAACAGGAGATCGACGCCTCCATCGCGGCCCGGGCCGACTACGAGTACCTCTACGACAAGCCCTACGAGGACAACCGGAAGGTCCGGGTGGCGGGACCGTTCACGGTGGAGAGCCTGTCGCCGCACCGCGTGTTGGCGGTCGATGAGGACGACGAGCTCATCGACCGCGCCGCCGAGCCGAGGGCCGACTACGGGCTGCAGCAGGACTTCGCGGCCATGATCCTGGAGCAGCTCGCGGCCGCCGGCGTGCAGCAGGCGCACAAGGAGGATCGCATCGCCTTCGCCGCCGTCACGCCCTGGCCGGGCGAGTACATCTGCGCGGAGGGACGCTACCGCGAGAGCGATGGCGATGCCGGCCCGGAGAAGCGCGCCGGGATCTTCGTCGGCCCCGAGTTCGGCACCGTGGCCCGACCGGACCTGGTGGCGGCCGCGCGCGAGGCGGGCGACGCCGGCTTCGACGTCCTGATCGGCTGCGCGTTCAACTACGAGGCGCACGCGTCCGAGTTCAACCGCCTCGGCCGCATCCCGGTGCTGAAGGCGCGCATGAACGCCGACCTCCACATGGCCGACGAGCTGAAGAACACCGGCAAGGGCAACCTGTTCGTCATCTTCGGCGAGCCGGACATAGACATCCTCCCGGTCGGCGACGAAGGCGACGGCGGCACGCGCATCCAGGTGCGGATCAACGGCGTGGACGTCTTCCACCCGACCACCGGCGAGGTCCGCAGCGACGGCGCCGACGGCATCGCCTGCTGGTTCATCGACACCGACTACAACGAGGAGAGCTTCTTCGTCCGGCACGCCTACTTCCTCGGCGCGAACGACCCCTACAAGGCGCTGAAGACGACGCTGAAGGCCGAGATCGACGCCCACGCGTGGGCGTCGCTCCACAGCGACGTCTCGCGCCCGTTCGACCGCCCGGAGTCGGGCCGCATCGCCGTCAAGGTCATCAACCACCTCGGCGACGAGGTGATGAAGGTGTTCCGGGTGTGA